The following is a genomic window from Bufo gargarizans isolate SCDJY-AF-19 chromosome 10, ASM1485885v1, whole genome shotgun sequence.
gatgcccgtgatgagaacatagtcttaccactttacaaatcactagtcagaccacacatggagtaatgtgtacagttctgggctcctgtaaacaaggcagacatagcagggctGGAGAGGGATCAGAGGAGGTgaaataaagtaataactggaatggggcaactacagtaccctgaaagattgtcaacattagagttattcactttagaaaaaagacgactgaggggagatctaattactatgtataaatatatcaggggtcagtaccgagatctatcccatcatctatttatccccaggactgtgactgtgacgaggggacatcatctgtgtctggaggaaagaaggtttgtacataaacatagaagaggattctttgtcaaatttatttttattgaataatgATAGTCGTTAGGTAAAGGATCCAACTCCTTACCTCACTTGCACCGCAAGTGTATTGAAAAATCACAAAGGGTACACAAGAAAAGCATACAGTTACAGGTATTACATACAAATATAGCTTGGTGTACAATGAAGCATATATCAAGTGTTGTACATCATGTATGCAGATAAACAATATGCCTGTACAATCAATCTAGGTCTTATAAAGTgctttacagtaagagcattaTGTGTAAAGGCAGAAAtcgttattatagctaaatactGTATAAGTCAGATAATGCTGTTAAATgtgttacttttttatttattagtaaTAAGTAATAAGGCCCTCCTGTACACGCATGTATCTCATAGTCCTCGTATAGAGGTGACATATTGACCAATGCTCTGTTAGTTGGTACCAGATTCTTATAGCACTGAAATGAGTGTGTAAGAGGGTAAGAGGTTAATTTGTATCTCTGTCTCTCATTCCACAAGTGGAGTCCTAAATGTTAGCCAGGGTTTCCAGACCTTTAAATACTTCTCATGTTGTCTGGTTTCCCAGCCCGCCAGCTCCTCCAGTCTGCATATCTGATCTACCTTTAGAACCCAATGTGGGATTGTCAGAGGGTCTTCACTGAGCCATCTCTGTGGAATGAGTAGTCTCGCTGCCTGTATCAGGTGCGTGGCTAGATTCTTTTTAGATGGGAACAAAGCAGGTGTGGGGAGCCAGAGAAGCACAAGCGCTGGTGACAGCTGAATAGGAATATTCATCACCTTATTTATTATGTCTGATACACTATCCCAATATGGGCGGAGTTTTGGTCAGGACCAGAATATATGGGTCTGAGTCCCCACAGCCTCCTTGCACTGCCAGCACTGATCCGAGCTACTGAGACCTTTTTAAGAATAATTGTTTGGGAGTTTGGTACCATTGTGTAAGAACCTTGTATGAGTGCTCTTGCACCTTCACACACCTCGAGAAGCCGTGGGAGTGTGCATGAATACGTAAAATGTCTGTTTCTGTAAATTCCATGTCTAATTCAGTGGCCCAAGTTTTCAGGTATTGTGGGGTCCCTATAGGAGTTGGGGTATTTAGTGCTAGGTATAGTTTCGAGATgatcttactgggggggggggggggtctctaatTGCAACAATTTCTCAAACCATGTTACTTCTGTTGTGTATTGTTTATTATTTAGCAATGGTTTGCTAATAGAATTAAATTCTATGGTGTCCATAAAGTTGCCGGAAGATAGAGTGTGGTTTAGCGGGTGTTGGTCAGGAAGAGCACCAGATGTCCCATCCAGAAATTCTGAGATGGTGTATCTGCGCAATTTGTTCCACACCTGTGATACATGTTCTGCTGTGGGTCTAACTATGAATGGTGCAAGGTCAGCTGGCATTAGTGACGACGgggtattgtcacggaaggtgtacaggaaactagaagacacgaaaagaagatccgactgactggatccaaaactaaggaacaaaagggagagccctgcatcagacctggctctctccctaactgctcagcctatgcaaaaatcccaatggtagatgatcgcatatcctcgtacctcgactgtataacacctgaacaccctataatagtgaggagacacgaccactggctccctacacttgatacagagggagtcagggtcacctgggatccagcaaacaggaaaacacaaatgaacgaacaaaacttatctgtagaagactcagtagtaggatcagcatgcacacaagtaatctaaaccgcaaagtgatgcagtatggggagggatttaaagggatgcaatcagtgcaactacatgacagctgagagaggctaacaagatgagaaaatgaaagtaaAACAAAGGGAACcttaaggaggaggttctgaaggacatctgtcagagcttctcagatgtctggtggtgacaggtatgTAGCAAGTTCTGATCTTTATATAGTTGCCAAATAGCGGCCGCTGTGCCTTTAAGTAACACATGTGAGTGTGTGAGGAGGAGTTCAAGCCCCATAGTCCTGCTCTCTGTTTCATGTCAAGTTGGGAGATCTCTAGTTCACTACCTAAAATGCTAAACCTGGGGGCATGGATCTGCAGCCACCTCTTCAGGTGTATGGCTTTATAATATAGTTGAGCATCCAGTAGAGCCATGCCTCCCTGGTTTTTCCTCAATATTAACGTGCGATGTGCCAGgctcgctcccccccccccccatagaaataTGGTGAAAAGCCTTCTAATTTGAGTGAAGGAGGAGGGGAGAAAGACAGGCAACATCTGCATGACGTACAGATTCCTGGGCATAATAAATACCTTTAGCAAATTTTTACAGCCCATCCATGAGATATATGGTATCCGAAGTGTGTGTAGTTGTTGTTGGACATCCTTTAGTAGTGTAGCATAGTTTATCTAATTCAGAGGGGATCTTGCCAAATAAAAGGGTTTTTTGATTTTAGTGAATGGATTTGTTTAGTCGGTGCTGATATATTCATAGCTTCCGATTTTGAATAGTTCACTTTAAAGTTGGACACCTGTCCATACTGCTCAAACAGGGATAgtagatgcgggaaggcctcgacggGGTTGGAGACCATGACTAGCAGGTCATCTGCATAAGCTGCATTGAGGTATTCTGTGGGGCTATTCTCTATACTAATTCCCCGTATGTCCGGGTGATCTCTGATGGCTTGGAGCAAGGTTTCCATGACTAGAATGTATAAGGAGGGtgacagggggcaaccctgccacGTCCCATTCCTTATAGGGAAGGGAGGTGATAAGGTGCCATTGACTCTGATTCGAGCGCTAGGGTCACCATACAGTGACATAATTGCTTTTTGGAATTGCACAGGAAAGCCAAATTTTTGCAGAGTTTTCCTCATATAGGTCCAGttcacccggtcaaaggccttctccgcatctataGCCAACAGAACCAGGGGGAGGCAACGTTTTACCGCTAGTTGTATGGTTGACATAATTCTGCAGGGGTTATGACTGCCCTCCCTGCCCGGGACAAATCCTGCTTGCTCAGGGTAGATGAGCTTTGGGAGAAAGGCACTGATTCGAGTTGCCAATAATTTTGCCCAAACTTTGACATTTACATTTAAAAGCGATATTGGCCTGTAACTGCCACATAGCTTAGGGTCTTTACCGGGCTTAGGGAGAATTGTGACTGTAGCTTTGAGGGACTGTTTGTGCAGCTGGGAGCCATTAAGGAGCGCATTGCACCAGGCAGCAAAGTGGGGAGCCAATACTTTTAAAAATTTCTTGTAGTATCCCACAGGGAAGCCGTCAGGGCCAGGGCTTTTCCCCAGTGGCATGGAGCCTAAGACGTCCATGACTTCTTTCTCAGTGATTGGGGATAAAAGAGTCTCGCTTTCTGTGTTGTTTAAGCTGGGAAGTCGCAGGTGTTTTAAGAAGTCCTCCATCAATGTGTCTCTGGTCTCAGTGGACCCTGTCACCCTCTCGGGGAGTCCATATAGGTCCTGTAGAATTTTTGGAATTCATTAGCTATGTCTGATGTTTTATGCAAGGTGTTACCTTCTTTCGTGTTGATCCCTGCTATCTACATGGAATCTTTCTTTTGCTTCAAGAGGGAGGACATTAACTTTGTGCCCTTATCTCCGTGTGAGTAGAAGTGAAATTGTGAGTATTGGTATGTTTTTGCATGACAGATATTCAGGTGATCTGTTAGTTGTTTACGCAGGCTAATTAAAACTTCCTGTGCTTCTAGGGCTCTAGAGCGTTTATGTACGGATTCAATGGCAGCAATTTGCTTAAACAGGGAATTCAGGGATTCCTGCCTTTCTTTTTTTAACTCTACTGCCCAATGCAATGAGCTCCCCCCTCATGACCTGTTTATGTGTCTCCCACACAGTTGTGAGAGGCATTCCTTCTGTGGTATTATCCTCGAAGAACCAAGACAATTTCTGACTGAGGGTGTTTAGGTCCGATTGTTTGTCTAGAAGTGTTTCGTTCAACCTCCATTGTCTGGCTTGTGTTTGTAGTCTTGGAAACTGTAGGGAAGTAGAcactggggcatggtctgagacTGATGGGTTCAATGGTAGATTGCTCCACCCTGTCAGCACAACTGCCAGAGATCAGGACATAGTCCAGTCTCTTATATGTATTATGTGGAGCCGAAAAGAAGGTATAGTCTCTGTCAGCAGGATGGAGCAACCTCCACGAGTCTACAAGATTGACATCTGCTAAGTAAGTATTGACACAACCTAAAGCTGCCTGGGTCAGCTGCGAAGAGCCGTCAGAGGCATCAATTATGGGATTCAATGTAATGTTAAGATCACCTCCTATTAGTCTGATACCTTCAGCAAAAGAGGAGAATGTTTTTAAAGTGTTGACAATCCATTTTGTTTGACCTCGGTTGGGGCTGTATAGACTGGCTAAAGTCACTACCTGGGTACCAATTGAGCCTTTCACAAAAATGTAGCGGCCCTAATAGTGGGTCGTCTTGTATACATGTTAGTTTGAAAGGGACTCTCTTAGATATGGCTATACCTACTCCCCTAGCTGCCTTACTGAATGCGCTAGTAAACCAGTGCTGGAAGTAAGTTCTGGGGAGGGTGGGTATATGCGCTGACTTAAAGTGCAGTTCTTGGAGAAAACAGATGTCAGTGTGAGATTTTTTCAGCATACGGATAACCTGTGACCTCTTCTGTGGAGTGTTAAATCCTCTAACATTAAAGGAAGTACATTTAATTGATGCCATAGTGAAGTCTGTGAGATGACCTCAGAGCAAGCATTAGTTGGGACTCATGCATGTGACCAGGGAAACATGTTATAACAATGAACAATAAGAACAACTGAAAAGTGGAGTAAATCTCCATCATAGATGTCGGGTGACTCGTGCCGAGCGCACAGCCCAGCAGAATGAGGCAAAGCGCGAATGGCCCGAGCCAGCCTGATGTAAGACGCGTGCACCAGGTGTGCGCCAAAGGATCCCTCGTGAGTGCCAGACAAGTTTGCAGACATATGGGGGGAATAAGGCGACTTGTCCTGTGAATTGTGGCAAACTAAATAGGATAATACAACATATACCCTATCAACCTAGCCAGTGGATGCGTAGCCTGCCAATACAAGGGATCACTCGTTAGAGCGAGTGCCCTAGACCGCAAGGCCCTTGTTACATCTAGTTCTAACATATATATCAAACATAGAGAGTGGGGCTAAATATCATTACCCACGCTAGTGCCATGTTAACATCAAGGCGGCCTTCAGGCGGTCCGTCTGTCGGATCCCAGCCACTACCCAAAAGCAGCTCACCCGTGGCCTGTCGATCCGGGGAACCAACGAAGTGGGGTCCCAGGACCGCAAGGCCACAACGCGAGCACCACACAAAATGCAGCAAGTAAGGTAGGTACATATTACATTGGCGTATACTTGCACGCTGGAACCGTGATAACATCTGAGCTGTGGGCTAGCAAGTCACCGCTGATTCCCACAGCCACTGTCTTTAAGTGAGGTAGTGACTTTTAAACAGGATGTGAGGCCTCAAGGCCTGTAGCTGGTGTTTCTTTTCGTCGCGGCCTTGGTCCACTGCTGTTCTTCTGGCAAATCTGGCAGCTGAACTCCCGTGTCGGCTGACGGGAACCATGATGGAATGTCCAGCGGGGTTGTTTAAAGCAGAGTCCATGCTGCTGGTAAGTCCGCTGGTGTACGAATCGTGCATCTCTTGCCTTCGGAGGAGAAAGTAAGACCGAAGGGGAATAGCCATTTATAGGGCAGGGTCCTCAGGGTCCTGTGGATGCGTTCCACGCAGATTTCAGCTGCTCGTTCGGCTCCTACTAGGCCAGAGAAAATGGCGGCAGCCGCCTCAGGCAGCACTTCATGGGACACCTGCTCTGGGAGACCACGCAGCTGGATATTTTTCCTTCTActgcggttctcctggtcttctatcaGAGCGTAAGCATTGTCCAGTGAGTTAGCAAATGCGGCGCTGTTGTCACCCAGAGTGCTGGTGAAGGTGAGTATGGCCGCCTGTGTTTGGTTTGTTCCAATTTTTCAACATGATGCCCGATGTGCTTGACGTCGCTCTTGATTTCAGTGGGATCTTGCAGCACTGGAGCTAACGCTGATGACAGGCATGTTGTATAAACTGGCGCGAGATGGGTGCAGAGGCGTTAGCACGGGACCTGGCCTCTTGATCTTTAGAGATGCCATCCGCTCCCTCTGCTTCCTGCAGCCAGTCCTCGTGTTCAGACGGTGCCATCTTGTTAGTGCTTGTGGCCAGAGGCTTCTTATTtaggaatttctccatatctTGAGCTTGGCGGTCCTATCTGGGAGGCTCAGGCGTGTCTTGGGAATATATTTTCCCACTTTTCCCATTCTTTATTGGGCTAGGTAGCGAATTTTACCAGTTTGCTGGTTCACATGGAGAGGAGCTCTCTCACATGCGTCTGGCTCGGTCGGCAGtcgagctctctgcctgaggaggtggttacatagttgttaaggttgtaaaaagacaaaagtccatcaatTCCAACCTGCAGTAGTGGTATATCGATCCACGGAACAAATCCCAGGAACAATATCCATCTTCTTTTTAGGAAGGGGTTGGGCCAAAGGGAAATGGTGTGTACaacaagatttctatacattgccataagcctcaatgttattttgaattaaaaagtcGTCTAAAacttttttgaagccatctactgtatttgctgtgaccagctcctgcagtggtgatggggagttcactaaaagagttcaagaggggcctggatgtatttctggaatgtAATATTAAATGTTATAGTTACTAAAGAAGGGTCGTTGATCTAGGGAGCTATTCtaaattgcctgattggagtgggGAAGAAATTTCTttttgtcttctacctcacagttttttgtttttttttgcattcctctggatcaactttcggGATAACAGGGTGAACTAGATGGACAGTTGCCTTTTTTCaaacttataaactatgttactatgtgattTCAAGTCATTTCACTATCCACATTTTTTAGGGAAAaggtcctgctcttacccccattttgcttgctTTTGCAGCCCTTCAAcccttactacgactattttacagcacccattgacttctatggggttcagttttggggtcaagttcgggttgaATTCGGGTACCCGAGCCAAACTTTGAactaaagttcggccgaacccatcgaatccgaacatccacgggtctgCTCATCCCGATTTATTAAcactttctattatgtaaaccccaAAAAGTTACTTCTTAAGTGAATTAGTCCTTTAAACAGCAGGTTTTGGAAGTCtttgggaaaataataaaaattgcatCAAAAGTTCTAATTCGTCTAACATCCTtgataaataaaataacatttacaaaatgatgccaacaaaaagtagacatatggggaatgtcaagTAATGACAATACTAtgtggtatcactatctgttttattGGAGAGAAATACATTTTGCCCATAGCTgcttaaatttaccactgtctCGGAAATGTGTCATGGGAAAACAGTCTCACAATCGCTTAGATagggctaatttcacactagaaTTTTTGCTGCATCTGGCAGGGCTcatcaaaaacgcttcagttagtgataatacaaccagctgcatccattatgaacggatccagttgtattatctttaacacacccaagacggatccgttatgaattccattgaaagtcaatgggggacagatgtgttttctattgtgtcagagttaaactgatccgtccccattgacttgcattgcgggTCATGAAagatcttgctccacatcccatgacggaaagaaaattgcagcttgctgcagttttctctccggtatgggaacgcaaccaaacaaaaagtaatgtattttggagcattccattctgttcagttacattttattcccattgacaatgaatggggacaaaacggaagcattttactctggtattgagcccttatgacggatctcaatagtggaaaatagaaacgctagtgtgaaagtagcataagtAAACTTTTACAaaattattactacataaagtgacacatgttggATTTGTCAAAAATAGgcttgggcaggaaggtgaaaactggcctggagTAGGAGGAGTTAAATATAAAATGCTGTGTACCAATTTGCACAATTTCTCCAAAGCAGATCGCCAAAACTTCGGATTCATTTGGCAGAAACATTTTTGTGAAATATGCAATAAATCTTATTTGTGCTCATGCCTATTCCATGCCCTGAGAAAGGGGTCAGATCAAGTATTATTTTTTGCTGGTCTGTATAGTAATCTTTGGACTATTAAAAGCTTAATATCATTATTTTTGAAACTGTTGATTTACAGAAAATATTAATTTGATGTATAGTAATGGAAGATGTATGCAATCTAACTATAATTTTCCATTCAAATACGTAATCTGACTGAAAATATTTTACCCTTATCTATACTCCTCTGCGCAGCTGGTAGAGTGTTCTATATTAACTCAAGGCCTCAGATAGAGAGTTTAAAAAAACCATAAACATGACCTTCTGATAACTTGAGCTCTAATTTGGTTGGTTGCTTGAGAGTATATAAGAGTGACAAATGTGTTCCAGTGCCACTGTTACACAGTGACTACAATGGCATTCCTTTGGCTCTTGTCATGCCTTGCCCTGCTTGGGGGTACTCTTGGTAAGTTAGAAAATGCCTAAGTTAACATTTTATTTTCTATAGTAATTTCTTAGAttgaataataataatttcttaATATTTAGGCTGCGGTGTGCCAAGTATCAAACCTGTTATTACTGGCTATGCAAGAATTGTGAACGGTGAGAATGCCGTTTCTGGTTCCTGGCCATGGCAAGTGTCCCTTCAGGTACTGTGAAAACATTTAACATACCTAGTTTAAATTATTCCAAAGATATATCTAATAATAATTGCAATCCCATACTATTTGTTCACACTAACATCATCGCTTTAGTTCAAGGCATCTTTAAAAGATACTAATGAATCTTGATGGCTTGTATTGACTCATAATGGTCCCATTAGCGGTGATGTGCCATTTGAGAACAGgtgaccactgaggacagtgattgaccACAGTGGTCATGAGACCAAGCCACATTGACCCTGTCAGAAATCCATCAGAAAAGGAGCCAGTGCGACTGTGAACAGTTAAAGGAGTTAAGCCATggttaatgtaaaaatgaaaatccgaCATCATATGGCACATGACgatatctttctaacaaaactagaaccagccctgttcctcacatggatccagagatctctagaTTCACTGCCcatattgctctgctagatcatcttcagcctgccagctcagggggcctgtcctttctgctgcaactctttttccgtaactgccacagcttctaacatagcatatggctggtggcagttgaagatttaaactgagcacgtttgACCcataaaaataaggaaaagaacaaacagcaggtggcaggtatacagatacattttatttaatagccCACTGGCcatactacattttttattacatacaattacaaaagtattcatatccaggtTTGATGCTGGTAGAATATGCTTTATGACACAAGCCCttttagtgtatttttttatttattaggcaGACATTACAGGCAGAGACTAAGTTGGCTTCTAGGTGGACTAAGGGCTTGTGTGTCTAAGGGCTTAAGTGCATGGCCATATTTTCTTCAGTGTATCTTTTTTTCATGGATAGTGCACACTGAccaatttatttctatggggcgaTACACACATCTGTTTTCTAATGGTTCAGCGTGTCCAATCTGCATCTCAGTGCAGTTCCTATTCTTTTCTGTGTTTGTGGATGAAGAATGGCCCTTTCTATTGATGAGAGTAAGATAAGAACTTCACATGAAAGGAATCAACTTTCACAGATCCATTTTTTGTAGACTGAAAATAAGACACTGTCATGCGTCATAATACCTAATGCAAAGTCCAAATATAGCAGAAATTTCCCtacaaaaaaattgccccaaatcaGAAGATTTTTTGTGCTGTGGATTTGCAGTTTATTTTACAGTACACTACTATGCATTGAGATGGGTGAGATCCTTGGTGAAAATGATCAAGAAAGAGCTTTGCTACATATTTTTAAATTTGCAAATCATCATACAGTATTTCCATACTGATTTTATCCGTGGCATTGAAAACCCCATCCACATAAATTGTACTGTAAACTGGGCCACAAATCTATCACAATTCTACCATGTCTGAACATAGCACAAGTAGTTCTAATGTGAGTGAAAACTGTAAAATGTCCCTTTCTGGGTTATTAGAAAACAAAACATTGACTCATATTATTGTACCCTACAGGACTACACTGGATTCCACTTCTGTGGTGGTTCCCTGATCAACAGTCTCTGGGTTGTCACTGCTGCTCACTGTGGAGTCACGTAAGTATTTTATATTAGTTGACTTTATAGTATTTCATATGCCAGCATTTTAAAGTTTAGAGCAACTCTGGAATTCCATCAAAGTTTATTAAATTTGTGAAAATAATATGTTGACGTGGTACCTCAGAGTAAAACCATGAATATCTGTGACTCTCTGATACACAGAACCTCCCACCGTGTAATTCTGGGTGAATTTGACCGTTCCTCCTCTGCTGAGCCTATTCAAACCAAGACCATTTCCAGGGTAAGCTACACTAAAATggctaaacaaatacagacataAACTTACATATGGAAATATATCACAAATGAAGATGCCATGAATGTTTTGACACATCATTTGTAAATGGAAATCAGATGCAATTGAAAGTGCTAACTACATATATAACTGATGTGGTCTTTTAACAGGTcttcagacaccccagctacaacTCCTTTACCATTGCAAATGATATCACTCTCCTGAAGCTCACCAGTGCTGCTACATTCGACAGCCGGGTCTCCCCTGTGTGCGTTGCTGCTAGCGTTGATGTATTCAATGGAGGAGAGAGATGTGTTACTACTGGATGGGGCTATGTAAATGCTGCATGTAAGTTTCCATAATTACAGACAGCGCTATAAGTATATAGgaaacattggggcagatttatcaaagcaTTTACACCTGCTTTCTGGTGTGAATAAGCAGAAAAATATGACATTAAGGCTGAAACCAACCTGTAACTAACCCTGTTGCACATGTttgctagagatgagcaattttTGTTTCGAGTAAAAATTGATTCTACACAAATaagaaagaaagagacagaaagaaggaaaGACTCCTTGAAAGGAGACATGAAAATCAGCCTTTCTTCTAAAAGGAAGGAGTATTAAACGTCTCTGTATAACACTCCTCTGGAAAAGAGATGTGTGCATAtctttgggtttctgggaaagatattaaaTTGAACTTTTctttcaaaaataaaaagaaagctAAGCCTCTAATGCCATCAGATGTAAGTGATATTttccccagaaacccagaggagcattgtCTGGCCCACACGAGTACTCAAGTGCTCTCCATATCAATCAAGGCCTCTCAGGCAGCTAAGCTACGGTAATTCTTTCTGTTCagccatgatttaaaaaaatgagttCTTTCTATCTCTGAT
Proteins encoded in this region:
- the LOC122920953 gene encoding chymotrypsinogen A-like, producing the protein MAFLWLLSCLALLGGTLGCGVPSIKPVITGYARIVNGENAVSGSWPWQVSLQDYTGFHFCGGSLINSLWVVTAAHCGVTTSHRVILGEFDRSSSAEPIQTKTISRVFRHPSYNSFTIANDITLLKLTSAATFDSRVSPVCVAASVDVFNGGERCVTTGWGYVNAASQITPSKLQQVALPLLTTTDCQRYWGSKILSTMVCAGASGVSSCMGDSGGPLVCQRNGAWTLAGIVSWGSSTCSTSTPAVYARVTALRAWLDQTVAAN